One region of Caldanaerovirga acetigignens genomic DNA includes:
- a CDS encoding exodeoxyribonuclease VII small subunit: MPDYKYEEAIARLEEIIEKLEQGNLSLEESLLLFEEGIKLTKICTKILDEAEGRVRVLIKDLNGQIDFKDFDGGCI; the protein is encoded by the coding sequence ATGCCGGATTATAAATACGAAGAAGCGATTGCCCGCCTTGAAGAGATTATCGAAAAGCTGGAACAAGGCAACCTCTCTTTGGAAGAATCGCTTTTGCTTTTCGAAGAAGGAATTAAACTTACAAAAATTTGCACAAAAATTTTAGACGAGGCAGAAGGGCGTGTACGGGTTTTGATAAAAGATTTAAACGGTCAAATAGATTTTAAAGATTTTGATGGAGGGTGTATATAG
- the nusB gene encoding transcription antitermination factor NusB encodes MSRKLARELSFKILFAIDAGGNTVEEAFKIAVDKPLNEDAKVFVLNEVNGVLERKEQIDDIIDDYSIDWRVERLNVSDRNILRIAIYEMFFCDDIPLSVSINEAVEIAKKYGDAKSPQFVNGVLGAVARDIERLRPNFSV; translated from the coding sequence TTGAGCAGAAAACTTGCAAGAGAATTAAGTTTTAAAATACTTTTTGCCATAGATGCCGGAGGAAATACTGTAGAGGAAGCTTTTAAAATTGCGGTAGATAAACCTTTAAACGAAGATGCGAAAGTATTCGTACTTAATGAGGTTAATGGAGTACTTGAAAGAAAAGAGCAAATAGATGATATAATTGATGATTACTCAATAGACTGGAGGGTGGAACGCCTTAATGTGTCAGACCGAAACATACTGAGAATAGCCATATACGAGATGTTTTTTTGTGATGATATCCCTTTGAGCGTTTCTATTAACGAGGCGGTAGAAATTGCCAAAAAATATGGGGATGCAAAATCTCCCCAGTTCGTAAACGGAGTTTTAGGCGCGGTGGCCCGGGACATAGAAAGATTGCGACCTAATTTTTCAGTCTAA
- the amaP gene encoding alkaline shock response membrane anchor protein AmaP, which yields MRLFERVIVFFICLAMVVVSVLAILFSIKFFSLDYFWTRLVYFYGRWEMGIVAGIFLVGSIFILLSGFRNRKIPESVINNGEMGSVSISFKAVENLILKAANNVERLKDVNVKLKPKEDSISIVLNVIVAPDTKIPELTCELQKVVKDYVESMAGISVKEIKVKVENIAIPQKQKSSKG from the coding sequence ATGAGATTATTTGAGAGGGTAATTGTGTTTTTTATTTGCTTAGCCATGGTTGTAGTTTCTGTACTTGCTATATTATTTTCGATTAAATTTTTTTCACTGGATTATTTTTGGACAAGATTGGTATACTTTTACGGGCGCTGGGAAATGGGTATCGTAGCCGGAATATTTTTGGTCGGCAGTATATTTATTTTACTTTCCGGTTTTAGGAATAGAAAAATTCCAGAAAGCGTGATAAATAACGGTGAAATGGGAAGTGTTAGCATTTCTTTCAAGGCAGTCGAAAATTTAATCCTTAAGGCTGCTAATAACGTTGAAAGATTGAAAGACGTGAATGTTAAATTGAAGCCCAAAGAAGATTCCATTTCCATAGTTCTCAATGTGATAGTGGCTCCTGACACCAAAATTCCGGAACTTACTTGTGAATTGCAAAAGGTGGTAAAAGATTACGTAGAATCTATGGCAGGAATTTCAGTCAAGGAAATAAAGGTTAAGGTTGAAAATATCGCAATTCCTCAAAAACAAAAAAGCAGTAAGGGGTGA
- a CDS encoding efflux RND transporter periplasmic adaptor subunit, with amino-acid sequence MNMKWYVSILLIIVGGFLGIWSLRFHKRIILRHRREKARIYEKKAIDLLKKYGFDILDVQKGASYFIFINGRPKEIKVRADVIVKKGGKVYVAEVKSGKTSPSADIPATRRQLLEYYLVYKPAGILLVDMEQQKIKTIEYSFLKKDYDKLRYIFYVLGIFFVGFLLGFLTRGE; translated from the coding sequence ATGAATATGAAATGGTATGTCAGTATATTGTTAATTATTGTAGGTGGTTTCCTAGGAATATGGAGTTTAAGATTTCATAAAAGAATAATTTTAAGACACCGGAGGGAAAAAGCCCGAATTTATGAGAAAAAAGCAATAGATTTGCTAAAAAAATACGGTTTTGATATATTAGATGTACAAAAGGGTGCGTCATACTTTATTTTTATAAACGGAAGACCTAAAGAAATTAAAGTGAGAGCTGATGTCATAGTAAAAAAAGGCGGAAAAGTTTATGTAGCAGAAGTAAAATCCGGGAAAACTTCCCCTTCAGCGGATATACCGGCTACGAGGAGGCAACTTCTTGAGTATTACCTTGTGTATAAGCCTGCAGGTATTTTATTGGTTGATATGGAGCAGCAAAAGATAAAAACTATAGAGTATTCCTTTCTAAAGAAAGATTACGATAAATTACGTTATATTTTTTATGTTTTGGGAATTTTTTTTGTCGGTTTTTTACTCGGTTTTTTGACTAGAGGTGAATAA
- a CDS encoding arginine repressor: protein MKAKRHIKIREIIREKPIETQEELAEELRKCGFNVTQATVSRDIKELRLVKVLRDNNRYCYSEPDKTVVVSEKLVRMFKESIVKIDSSENIVVVKTLSGTAQAAAAAIDGLNWEEIVGTVAGDDTILVVARSKNAVKSIIEKLESLIK from the coding sequence TTGAAAGCTAAAAGACATATAAAGATAAGAGAGATTATAAGAGAAAAGCCAATTGAAACCCAGGAAGAACTTGCAGAAGAACTGAGAAAATGCGGCTTTAATGTAACACAGGCTACTGTATCTCGAGATATAAAAGAATTAAGGCTAGTCAAAGTTTTAAGAGACAATAACCGCTACTGTTATTCGGAACCAGATAAAACTGTTGTTGTTTCGGAAAAGCTTGTGAGGATGTTTAAAGAATCTATTGTAAAAATTGATTCATCGGAAAATATTGTTGTAGTGAAAACCCTGTCAGGGACTGCTCAAGCAGCTGCTGCGGCTATAGATGGTTTAAATTGGGAAGAAATCGTAGGGACGGTTGCTGGTGATGATACAATATTAGTCGTGGCACGTTCCAAAAATGCAGTAAAAAGTATAATAGAAAAACTTGAAAGTCTTATAAAATGA
- a CDS encoding Asp23/Gls24 family envelope stress response protein → MEPTNGKGSVKITDEVVSIIAGLAATEVEGVAGMSGGFAGGIAEMLGRKNLSKGVKVQVGEKEVVADIYIIVNYGVRIPEVAWKVQENVKKAIENMTGLAVTEVNIHVQGVNFGQQSKEGEAKVK, encoded by the coding sequence ATGGAACCTACTAACGGAAAAGGCTCTGTAAAGATAACCGACGAAGTAGTTAGCATAATAGCTGGTCTTGCGGCAACGGAAGTTGAAGGAGTCGCCGGTATGAGCGGAGGTTTTGCAGGCGGAATTGCAGAAATGCTGGGGCGCAAAAATCTGTCAAAAGGCGTAAAAGTTCAGGTCGGAGAAAAAGAGGTAGTAGCGGACATATACATAATTGTGAATTACGGTGTTCGTATTCCCGAAGTGGCATGGAAGGTTCAGGAAAACGTAAAGAAAGCCATAGAAAACATGACGGGGCTTGCAGTAACAGAAGTAAATATTCATGTGCAAGGTGTAAATTTTGGTCAGCAGTCTAAAGAAGGTGAGGCAAAGGTGAAATAA
- a CDS encoding TlyA family RNA methyltransferase, with amino-acid sequence MPKQRLDVFLVKRGFFPSRERAKSEIMMGNVFVNNIRVDKPGTLVDINAEIQIREKSLPFVSRGGLKLKKALSVFSVIVKNKVALDAGASTGGFTDCLLKEGASKVYAVDVGYGQLDLSLRNNPRVINIERKNVRFLCFEDIGELVDIITADLSFISLSKVFEPLFKLLKEEGDFIALIKPQFEVGRKEVKNGIVRDKKLHEKAITQVIESANSIGLYCHGLTFSPIKGPKGNIEFLSWFKKIPNNVSGIEIEKVVEEAHKVLN; translated from the coding sequence TTGCCAAAACAAAGGCTAGATGTATTTTTGGTAAAAAGGGGTTTCTTTCCGAGCAGGGAAAGAGCAAAATCCGAAATTATGATGGGGAACGTATTTGTAAACAATATCAGGGTAGACAAGCCCGGAACTCTCGTTGATATAAACGCGGAAATACAAATTAGGGAAAAGTCTTTGCCGTTTGTAAGTAGAGGTGGATTAAAATTAAAAAAAGCTTTGAGCGTTTTTTCGGTTATCGTTAAAAATAAAGTCGCATTGGATGCGGGGGCATCGACCGGTGGATTTACAGACTGCCTTTTAAAAGAGGGAGCCTCTAAAGTTTATGCAGTTGACGTAGGATACGGGCAATTGGACCTTTCTCTTAGAAACAACCCGAGGGTAATAAACATCGAACGGAAAAATGTGCGTTTCCTTTGTTTTGAAGATATAGGCGAACTTGTCGATATAATTACGGCCGATCTTTCATTTATATCTTTATCAAAAGTATTTGAGCCTCTTTTTAAACTACTGAAGGAAGAAGGAGACTTTATAGCACTTATAAAGCCACAGTTTGAAGTGGGAAGGAAGGAAGTTAAAAACGGCATCGTTCGAGATAAAAAGTTGCACGAAAAGGCGATTACCCAGGTAATAGAATCGGCAAATTCGATTGGATTATATTGTCACGGATTGACTTTTTCACCGATAAAGGGACCCAAGGGGAATATTGAATTTTTATCGTGGTTTAAAAAAATTCCGAATAATGTTTCTGGAATAGAGATAGAAAAAGTCGTCGAAGAAGCACATAAAGTGCTAAATTAA
- a CDS encoding DUF2273 domain-containing protein, which yields MDFFWELWEHHRGKLIGAIIGFGIGLLILVFGVIKAIFLVFCAFLGYYIGKHIDKKEGLRDILDKILPPGR from the coding sequence GTGGACTTTTTTTGGGAATTATGGGAGCATCACAGGGGTAAACTCATAGGTGCTATTATAGGATTTGGAATAGGTCTTTTAATATTAGTTTTCGGAGTCATAAAAGCCATTTTTCTTGTTTTTTGCGCTTTTTTAGGGTATTATATTGGCAAACACATAGATAAAAAGGAAGGATTGAGGGATATTCTTGATAAAATTTTACCGCCAGGCAGGTAA
- the spo0A gene encoding sporulation transcription factor Spo0A, whose translation MGDKKKILLADDNKEFCDLLEEFFSAQEDMEVIGKAYNGLEVLEKVQELCPDVVVLDIIMPNLDGLGVIEKLTNFDKKPKIIVLSAVGQDKITQRAINLGADYYVVKPFDLKILVDRIRELDYDSGRILQNSIKSTTNIQTFKRKDANLEMEITNIIHEIGIPAHIKGYFYLRDAIAMVVNNVELLGAVTKVLYPTIAKKYNTTPSRVERAIRHAIEVAWNRGCIETINNLFGYTVQKDKGKPTNSEFIAMISDKIRMEQKAIS comes from the coding sequence ATGGGCGACAAGAAAAAAATACTTTTGGCAGATGACAACAAAGAATTTTGCGACCTTTTGGAAGAGTTTTTTTCAGCGCAAGAGGATATGGAAGTGATTGGCAAGGCTTATAACGGACTAGAAGTTCTGGAAAAAGTTCAGGAGTTGTGCCCAGATGTAGTTGTTCTTGATATAATCATGCCCAATCTTGATGGATTAGGTGTAATAGAAAAATTAACGAATTTTGACAAAAAACCAAAAATTATCGTTCTCTCTGCAGTAGGACAGGATAAAATTACCCAAAGAGCAATAAATTTAGGAGCAGATTATTATGTAGTAAAACCGTTTGATTTAAAAATTCTGGTGGATCGAATACGTGAACTGGATTATGATTCAGGGAGAATTTTGCAAAATTCAATAAAAAGCACCACAAATATTCAAACATTTAAAAGAAAGGATGCTAATTTGGAAATGGAGATAACCAATATAATACATGAAATTGGGATTCCAGCGCACATAAAAGGTTACTTTTATTTAAGAGATGCTATTGCAATGGTGGTAAATAATGTTGAACTATTAGGTGCCGTTACCAAGGTGCTTTATCCCACCATAGCAAAAAAGTACAATACTACGCCGAGCAGAGTTGAAAGAGCTATCAGACATGCTATTGAAGTGGCATGGAACAGAGGTTGTATAGAAACCATTAACAATCTCTTTGGATATACCGTTCAAAAAGATAAAGGGAAACCCACGAATTCAGAATTTATAGCAATGATTTCGGATAAGATAAGAATGGAACAAAAAGCCATTTCTTAA
- a CDS encoding NAD(+)/NADH kinase, protein MHRVGLFLNLSKNNALNVATSLIRWLKENNYEVFTESSIVNKLGLPVEYNNLEELAKNIDLAITLGGDGTLLNVARKLAPYEIPVLGINLGHLGFLTEVEVSDLFSDLELLKRGKFYIDRRMMVESKVFREEKFVKNFLALNDVVVTKGPFARLIRLKTSVNDAYVDTFNADGLIIATPTGSTAYSLSAGGPLVAPNVEVLILTPICPHTLQNRSMIISPHDSITIQVVAEHQEIMLTVDGQLGYRLQPYDKVVVKKSKHYTKLVRIKNRSFYDVLRKKLREQ, encoded by the coding sequence TTGCATAGGGTTGGCCTTTTCCTGAATCTTTCTAAAAATAATGCATTAAACGTAGCGACATCTCTTATACGATGGTTAAAAGAAAATAACTATGAAGTATTTACAGAATCTTCTATCGTGAATAAGCTTGGTCTTCCCGTAGAATATAATAATTTAGAAGAACTGGCGAAAAATATCGACCTTGCTATAACTCTCGGTGGAGATGGTACTTTGCTAAATGTAGCGCGCAAGCTAGCTCCTTATGAAATCCCTGTTCTGGGAATAAATCTGGGCCATTTAGGCTTCCTTACCGAAGTAGAAGTGTCTGATTTATTTAGCGACTTAGAACTGCTAAAAAGGGGAAAGTTCTACATAGATAGAAGAATGATGGTTGAATCGAAAGTTTTCAGAGAAGAAAAATTCGTAAAAAATTTTTTAGCTTTAAATGATGTTGTAGTCACAAAAGGTCCTTTTGCTAGACTTATAAGACTTAAAACATCTGTTAATGATGCTTATGTAGATACGTTTAATGCCGATGGGCTCATAATTGCCACTCCTACAGGTTCGACTGCTTATTCGCTTTCTGCAGGTGGACCTTTAGTTGCTCCCAATGTAGAAGTTCTAATTCTGACTCCAATATGTCCTCATACCCTTCAAAACCGTTCTATGATAATTTCCCCCCATGATTCTATTACCATTCAGGTAGTTGCAGAACACCAGGAAATAATGCTTACGGTAGACGGACAATTGGGATATCGCTTGCAGCCCTATGATAAAGTAGTAGTGAAAAAATCAAAACATTACACCAAACTTGTACGTATTAAAAATAGGAGCTTTTACGATGTTTTAAGAAAAAAACTTAGAGAGCAATAA
- the recN gene encoding DNA repair protein RecN, with protein sequence MLLKLIVKDFALIDDVEIEFKEGLNVLTGETGAGKSIIIDAIGMILGERASSEYIRSGKEFSVIEAVFEYNNPTIYNILTEMGIEQEDNLLIISRKINQQGKNYCRINGISVPVSTLKALGKNLVDIHGQHQHQSLLNPEKHLEMLDLLGGKELQEKKEEVRSLYKKIIDTENKLRSFVKAQEEFLKYKEQLKLEVDELEMAQLKPGEDLVLERELEILEHYDKILRSLNFSLLTLYEGDENSPAVVDNVAKVVNALDEVVAYFSPIKKDLDSLRNILYELEDVVSDLRDHIKTIDFEPGKLDEIQARISFLNRLRNKYNKSIDELIKYKEQAASKLEEALNIDEEIIKLENSLEILKQDYIKSALELHKLRKTIASIFEKNISRELKDLGMKDVKFSVDINWIESEEGVKVKNKTVKIGEKGLDTVEFLISTNPGEPLKPLAKIVSGGEASRILLALKSILAQIDNIPCLIFDEIDVGIGGRMSQIVGEKLFKISRNHQVLCVTHSPQIASLGDAHFCINKISNNDRTFTTVKEIKGEERIKEISRMLGGTEITDKTIAHAKEMLELAEKIKRKY encoded by the coding sequence ATGCTTCTTAAATTGATTGTAAAAGATTTTGCGTTGATCGACGATGTGGAAATAGAATTCAAAGAAGGATTAAATGTTTTAACTGGAGAAACAGGTGCAGGTAAATCTATTATAATCGATGCGATAGGAATGATTCTTGGAGAAAGGGCATCCAGTGAATATATAAGATCAGGCAAAGAATTTTCGGTAATAGAAGCTGTATTTGAATACAATAATCCAACAATTTACAACATATTGACGGAAATGGGCATTGAACAAGAAGATAATCTTTTAATAATTTCGCGCAAAATTAACCAACAAGGTAAAAATTACTGCCGAATAAACGGGATTAGTGTACCTGTTTCGACTTTAAAAGCCTTAGGTAAGAATTTGGTAGATATTCACGGTCAGCACCAGCACCAATCTCTCTTAAATCCGGAAAAGCATTTAGAAATGCTAGACCTTTTGGGTGGAAAAGAATTACAAGAAAAAAAAGAGGAAGTTCGGAGTTTATATAAAAAAATTATTGATACAGAAAATAAGCTTAGAAGCTTCGTAAAGGCGCAAGAAGAATTTTTAAAATATAAAGAACAATTAAAATTAGAAGTTGATGAGCTTGAAATGGCGCAATTGAAACCTGGAGAAGATTTAGTATTGGAAAGAGAACTAGAAATTTTAGAGCATTATGACAAAATTTTAAGGTCTCTCAATTTCAGTCTTTTAACCCTTTATGAAGGAGATGAAAATAGCCCTGCTGTTGTTGACAATGTGGCAAAAGTAGTCAATGCATTGGATGAAGTTGTTGCTTACTTTTCGCCTATAAAAAAGGATTTGGATAGCCTAAGAAATATTTTATACGAGTTAGAAGATGTGGTTTCTGACTTAAGGGACCATATAAAAACTATAGATTTTGAACCGGGGAAGCTAGACGAAATACAAGCAAGGATTTCCTTTTTGAACAGACTAAGGAACAAGTACAACAAAAGCATCGACGAATTGATCAAATATAAAGAACAAGCTGCTTCTAAATTGGAGGAAGCATTGAATATAGATGAAGAGATAATAAAGTTGGAAAATTCCCTAGAAATACTCAAGCAAGATTATATAAAGAGTGCTTTGGAACTGCACAAATTAAGAAAAACTATCGCCTCAATATTTGAGAAAAATATTTCAAGAGAATTGAAAGATCTAGGAATGAAGGATGTAAAATTTTCGGTCGACATAAATTGGATAGAATCGGAAGAAGGAGTAAAGGTAAAAAATAAAACCGTCAAAATAGGCGAGAAAGGATTGGATACGGTGGAATTTTTGATTTCCACAAATCCGGGAGAGCCATTAAAACCTCTTGCTAAAATAGTATCCGGCGGTGAAGCTTCACGCATTTTGCTGGCTTTAAAAAGCATACTTGCTCAGATAGACAACATTCCTTGTTTGATTTTCGATGAAATAGATGTGGGTATTGGCGGAAGGATGTCCCAAATAGTAGGAGAAAAATTATTTAAAATATCGCGTAACCATCAGGTACTCTGCGTCACCCATTCACCTCAAATAGCCAGTCTGGGGGATGCGCATTTTTGTATAAACAAAATATCTAATAATGATAGAACATTTACAACGGTTAAGGAAATAAAAGGCGAAGAGAGAATAAAGGAAATTTCTAGGATGTTAGGCGGAACTGAAATTACTGACAAGACGATTGCACATGCAAAAGAAATGCTTGAATTGGCCGAGAAAATAAAAAGAAAATATTAA
- a CDS encoding polyprenyl synthetase family protein — MRSFEIKLKEIGKIIEKALDNYLPKSNEYPSKIHEAMRYSTFNGGKRIRPILTIKAAELFDLPGEKVLPTACGIEMIHTYSLIHDDLPVMDNDDFRRGKPTCHKVFGDAIAMLAGDALLTLAFRTIAKNAQIEGISLKAVIEVIDRISLASGSLGMIGGQTIDILSQGIEIDEDTLFYMDSHKTGCLIRAALWSGARLAEAPASALDKLDKLGEKIGLIFQIVDDLLDVHGDEKKLGKPVGSDIKNKKNTFLSIFGYEKSKKLVKVLSDESKEIASEFKNSRFFMQFIDFLVERQY; from the coding sequence TTGCGAAGTTTTGAAATTAAATTAAAAGAAATTGGGAAAATAATAGAAAAAGCTCTGGATAACTACTTGCCAAAATCAAATGAGTACCCGTCAAAAATTCATGAAGCCATGCGTTACAGCACCTTCAATGGTGGAAAGAGGATAAGACCTATTTTGACGATAAAAGCGGCGGAACTATTTGATTTGCCAGGTGAGAAAGTGTTGCCTACTGCATGTGGAATAGAAATGATACACACTTATTCCCTCATTCACGACGACTTACCAGTGATGGATAACGACGATTTCCGAAGGGGAAAACCCACTTGCCATAAAGTATTCGGTGATGCCATAGCGATGTTAGCAGGAGATGCTTTGCTGACTTTAGCGTTCAGAACAATAGCTAAAAATGCTCAAATCGAAGGCATATCACTGAAAGCTGTGATAGAAGTTATAGATAGAATATCTTTGGCTTCCGGAAGCTTGGGTATGATTGGAGGTCAAACTATAGATATATTATCGCAAGGCATTGAAATAGATGAAGACACTTTGTTTTATATGGACAGCCATAAAACCGGTTGTCTTATAAGGGCAGCTTTGTGGTCTGGAGCAAGATTGGCAGAAGCTCCGGCATCAGCCCTGGATAAATTAGATAAATTAGGAGAAAAAATCGGTCTTATATTTCAAATAGTCGATGACCTTCTGGACGTGCACGGGGATGAAAAAAAATTAGGGAAGCCCGTAGGAAGCGACATAAAGAACAAGAAAAATACTTTCTTGAGTATTTTCGGGTACGAAAAATCAAAGAAGCTGGTGAAGGTTCTTTCCGATGAGTCAAAAGAAATAGCGAGCGAATTTAAAAACAGTAGATTTTTTATGCAGTTCATCGATTTTCTTGTTGAAAGGCAGTATTAG
- the xseA gene encoding exodeoxyribonuclease VII large subunit, with protein MHGPVLTVSELTGMIKYLFDSNEILRQVYVRGEISNFKYHLSGHLYFVLKDEKAQIRCVMFKNRSILLPFMPENGMKVIAFGYVTVYERNGEYQLYVDDMQPDGIGALYLAYEKLKEKLKKEGLFDISSKKPIPFLPKNIGIITSLNGAAIRDLLTVIRRRYPNVNILIAPVSVQGKQAADEICEAIKDLNKIVNLDVIILGRGGGSIEELWTFNEEKVARAIYGSRIPIISAVGHETDYTIADFVADKRAPTPSAAGEMVVPEKRQLLSEITQRKKRLLASVCALINSRKQEIEYIKRSVVFKKLRSEIDNNRILMDSLMKRLVREIVNHLTNKKTDLKFLAGRLNILSPLAVLERGYSICQKIEDSKIVKRIEDVKVGQQIKIIVLNGHLVCCVKSKEKKGEKSDAGL; from the coding sequence ATGCATGGGCCTGTCCTCACGGTCAGCGAGCTCACTGGAATGATAAAATATTTGTTTGATTCCAACGAAATATTAAGGCAGGTTTATGTTCGGGGTGAAATTTCAAATTTTAAGTACCACCTTTCAGGTCACTTATATTTTGTTTTAAAAGATGAAAAGGCTCAAATCCGTTGTGTAATGTTTAAAAACCGAAGCATTTTGTTACCTTTCATGCCGGAAAATGGAATGAAAGTAATTGCTTTCGGCTACGTTACGGTGTACGAAAGAAACGGAGAATATCAGTTGTACGTAGACGATATGCAGCCCGACGGAATAGGCGCACTTTATTTGGCTTACGAAAAATTGAAGGAAAAATTGAAAAAAGAGGGCCTATTTGATATAAGTTCCAAAAAACCTATTCCTTTCTTACCCAAAAATATAGGGATTATAACTTCCCTAAACGGTGCGGCAATAAGAGACTTATTAACGGTTATACGGCGAAGATATCCAAATGTGAATATTCTGATAGCTCCGGTATCGGTTCAAGGGAAACAAGCTGCCGATGAAATTTGCGAGGCGATAAAGGACCTAAATAAGATAGTAAATCTAGATGTGATAATCCTGGGCCGTGGAGGAGGTTCGATAGAAGAACTGTGGACTTTTAACGAAGAAAAAGTGGCTCGGGCGATATATGGTTCTAGGATCCCGATAATTTCGGCAGTGGGTCACGAAACCGATTACACTATAGCTGATTTTGTTGCTGACAAAAGGGCACCTACGCCTTCAGCAGCGGGGGAAATGGTAGTTCCGGAAAAAAGACAACTACTTTCGGAAATAACACAAAGAAAGAAAAGATTGCTAGCTTCTGTTTGCGCGCTGATTAATTCAAGAAAGCAGGAAATTGAATACATAAAAAGATCTGTCGTATTTAAAAAACTTCGCTCGGAGATAGACAATAACCGGATTTTAATGGATTCTCTAATGAAAAGACTTGTAAGAGAAATTGTAAATCATCTGACAAATAAAAAAACCGATTTGAAATTTTTGGCAGGAAGGCTCAATATCTTAAGTCCCTTAGCTGTATTGGAGAGGGGATACAGTATATGTCAGAAGATCGAAGATTCTAAAATAGTAAAAAGAATAGAAGATGTGAAGGTCGGACAACAAATCAAAATAATCGTTTTAAACGGTCACTTAGTTTGTTGTGTAAAAAGTAAGGAGAAAAAAGGAGAGAAAAGTGATGCCGGATTATAA
- the spoIVB gene encoding SpoIVB peptidase, with amino-acid sequence MAVNKRKLLGILLAILLLFLSISSQLSGFPWFPDKVKVIEGKEHVIDLRIPLKFQLLSRTRDSLTINGSNLQDKISVNLKNPLSIRSDRLGTYDLEFRLFGIIPVKKMKLEVLPEIKVIPGGHSIGVKLRPNGVIVVGIASVVDEQGKTHYPAKNAGIQAGDTVIFINGQKIHTADDVTEIINKDEDKIVELTVKRNGKTFNTKLSAVKNNQGFYQIGLWVRDIAAGVGTLTFYDPESGYYGALGHIISDSDTGRVVEVGQGEIIRASIINVVPAKKNVPGEKRGVFVEEEEVIGNILVNTSFGIFGKMYRPAVNPLFGEIPVVLSSYAHEGKAQILTVIDGEKIEKFDIEIQKIIKQEFPSTKGMIIKITDPRLLEKTGGIVQGMSGSPIIQDGYLIGAITHVFVNDPTRGYGVFAEWMIEEIAKLKSERQVYKY; translated from the coding sequence GTGGCAGTGAACAAAAGAAAATTATTGGGTATTCTTTTAGCAATTCTTCTTTTGTTTCTGTCAATTTCCTCCCAATTGTCAGGTTTTCCCTGGTTTCCTGACAAAGTCAAAGTAATAGAAGGCAAAGAACATGTTATAGACCTTAGAATACCTCTAAAATTCCAACTTTTATCAAGAACAAGGGATTCGTTAACTATTAATGGAAGTAATTTACAGGATAAAATTTCTGTAAACTTAAAAAATCCCCTTTCCATTAGGTCTGATCGTTTAGGAACGTACGATCTGGAGTTTCGATTGTTCGGAATTATCCCTGTAAAAAAGATGAAATTAGAAGTATTACCTGAAATAAAAGTTATACCAGGAGGACATTCTATAGGAGTAAAATTGAGGCCAAACGGGGTAATTGTCGTAGGAATTGCTTCTGTCGTTGATGAACAGGGAAAAACACATTATCCTGCCAAAAATGCGGGAATACAGGCAGGTGATACCGTTATTTTTATTAACGGTCAAAAAATTCATACTGCTGATGATGTAACTGAGATTATAAATAAAGATGAAGACAAGATAGTAGAATTAACTGTAAAAAGGAACGGTAAAACTTTTAACACAAAATTGTCTGCAGTAAAAAATAATCAGGGATTTTACCAAATAGGGCTTTGGGTGCGGGACATTGCTGCTGGTGTCGGTACCCTTACGTTTTACGACCCAGAGTCTGGATATTACGGCGCCTTAGGACATATCATATCAGATTCAGACACTGGTAGGGTGGTTGAAGTTGGACAGGGAGAAATTATTAGAGCGAGTATCATTAACGTAGTCCCAGCCAAGAAAAACGTCCCTGGCGAAAAAAGGGGAGTTTTTGTTGAAGAAGAGGAAGTTATCGGCAACATTTTAGTTAATACTTCCTTTGGCATATTTGGAAAAATGTATAGGCCTGCAGTAAATCCTCTTTTTGGTGAAATTCCAGTGGTACTTTCCAGCTATGCCCACGAAGGAAAGGCACAAATTCTAACTGTAATTGATGGTGAAAAGATAGAAAAATTTGATATAGAAATTCAAAAGATTATAAAACAAGAGTTTCCTAGCACAAAAGGAATGATAATAAAAATAACCGACCCTCGTCTATTAGAAAAAACTGGCGGCATTGTACAAGGAATGAGTGGAAGTCCGATAATTCAGGATGGTTACCTTATTGGAGCAATAACTCACGTTTTTGTAAATGATCCGACGAGAGGTTATGGAGTTTTTGCCGAGTGGATGATTGAAGAGATAGCAAAATTGAAAAGCGAACGACAAGTATATAAATATTAA